One stretch of Cryptococcus neoformans var. neoformans B-3501A chromosome 5, whole genome shotgun sequence DNA includes these proteins:
- a CDS encoding hypothetical protein (Match to EST gb|CF192811.1|CF192811) translates to MSLTNVLPEGTKLTVSTTLPGSSKKHLLSPSSSSGENPPWSSTAPSSLQLSFPAPVAATHVAFTFQGGFVGTSVSVWVAEEKDAEKEGVIRLGLELGGKVYPEDRNKRQIFEIPFPPSGALPSELEAEGVAGDNSSGLPLLKELKFEFDKSSDQYGRITLYSVEILGSSPSA, encoded by the exons ATGTCACTCACAAATGTACTCCCAGAGGGCACAAAGCTCAC CGTATCCACAACCCTCCCTGGCTCCTCCAAGAAACATCTCCtgtctccttcctcctcctcaggCGAAAACCCACCATGGTCATCTACGgccccatcttctctccaacTCTCTTTCCCGGCACCGGTAGCCGCCACGCACGTCGCATTCACTTTTCAAGGTGGATTTGTGGGCACTAGTGTGAGTGTGTGGGTcgcagaggaaaaggacgcggagaaggaaggtgtGATCAGATTGGGCTTGGAGTTGGGTGGGAAGGTTTATCCAGAGgataggaacaagaggcAGATCTTTGA GatccccttccctccttcagGCGCTCTTCCTTCCGAGCTTGAAGCCGAGGGAGTTGCTGGTGACAATTCTTCGGGCCTGCCTCTCTTGAAGGAGCTCAAGTTTGAGTTTGACAAGTCATCAGACCAGTACGGCCGAATTACTCTCTACAGTGTGGAAATCCTTGgatcatcaccatcagcTTAG